One region of Chryseobacterium muglaense genomic DNA includes:
- a CDS encoding SIMPL domain-containing protein, with the protein MNTNIIRSLIIGAAIVITAFVLGSSFKNRNLKQDTISVTGLGSKDFISDEISWGGSFDASAMDAKEAYNLISQDKEKVKAFFYSKSFKAGEFAFGGVNFSRSYRTVTTKEADGSEKSEDIFDGYKATQSVFFRAKKNPVLMKKIESVIDKTAELINSGVQFEPSSAQYTYSDLASLKHSLIEAGSKDAKQRAEKIVKSADGDLGKLKDASMGVFQITAKGSTDEDSYGGNFDTSSKEKSARITVRLTYNLD; encoded by the coding sequence ATGAATACAAACATTATCCGTTCCCTCATCATCGGAGCAGCAATCGTTATTACAGCTTTTGTATTAGGCTCAAGTTTTAAAAACAGAAATTTAAAACAAGACACAATATCCGTTACAGGTCTTGGTTCTAAAGATTTTATTTCAGACGAAATAAGTTGGGGCGGAAGTTTCGACGCCAGTGCAATGGATGCAAAAGAAGCTTACAATCTGATTTCGCAAGACAAAGAAAAAGTAAAGGCTTTTTTCTACAGCAAAAGTTTCAAAGCAGGAGAATTTGCTTTTGGTGGCGTTAATTTTTCAAGGTCTTACCGAACAGTAACGACAAAAGAAGCAGACGGATCTGAAAAATCTGAAGACATTTTTGATGGATATAAAGCAACTCAGAGTGTATTTTTCAGAGCTAAAAAGAATCCGGTTTTGATGAAAAAAATCGAAAGTGTGATTGATAAAACTGCTGAACTTATCAATAGTGGAGTACAGTTTGAGCCATCTTCAGCCCAATATACTTATTCTGACCTTGCTTCGTTAAAACACAGTTTGATAGAAGCAGGCTCAAAAGATGCCAAACAAAGAGCTGAAAAAATTGTAAAAAGCGCAGACGGGGATTTGGGGAAATTGAAAGATGCTTCGATGGGCGTTTTCCAGATTACAGCAAAGGGTTCTACTGATGAAGATAGCTATGGCGGAAATTTTGATACTTCCAGTAAAGAAAAATCAGCGAGAATTACAGTAAGACTTACATACAATCTCGATTAA
- a CDS encoding Maf family protein has protein sequence MKILLASQSPRRKELLSNLGFDFEVVKIDCEEILPENVKIEDSAAYLSELKANAFRNLQKDEVLLTADTVVANENQFLGKPKDEMEAKEMLQSLSGKTHQVYTGITIKTLDKTITETDVADVEFDEISDEEIDFYIKNYKPFDKAGSYGIQEWLGMAKIKKITGSFYTIMGLPTHLVYKILKEL, from the coding sequence ATGAAAATACTTTTAGCATCACAATCTCCGAGAAGGAAAGAATTACTGTCAAACTTAGGTTTTGATTTTGAAGTGGTAAAAATTGACTGTGAAGAAATTTTACCCGAAAATGTAAAAATAGAAGACTCTGCAGCTTATTTGTCTGAATTAAAAGCAAATGCATTTAGAAATCTGCAAAAAGATGAAGTTTTATTGACTGCAGATACAGTCGTTGCAAATGAAAATCAGTTTCTTGGAAAACCAAAAGATGAAATGGAGGCAAAAGAAATGCTTCAATCGTTATCTGGAAAAACACATCAGGTTTACACGGGAATTACGATTAAAACTTTAGATAAAACCATCACAGAAACGGATGTTGCCGATGTAGAATTTGATGAAATTTCTGATGAAGAAATCGATTTTTATATTAAAAACTACAAACCATTCGATAAAGCAGGAAGTTATGGCATCCAGGAATGGCTGGGAATGGCAAAAATTAAAAAAATAACCGGAAGTTTTTATACCATCATGGGACTTCCAACGCATTTAGTTTATAAAATTTTGAAGGAATTATAA
- a CDS encoding RNA polymerase sigma factor, producing the protein MKIKDAEIIALMQNPRTLEKGIRVLMDAYQSRLYWHIRRIIVDGDLAQDTLQETFIKAYQNFHQFKNDSQLYTWLYRIATNEALQQINKLKKMQKTDEDPEYYMQNLVADNTHSDAEEIQVFLQRAIQSLPEKQKLVFMMRYYDDLPYEEISKIVDMSVGTLKTNYHYAKQKIEEYIKENYER; encoded by the coding sequence ATGAAGATTAAAGACGCAGAAATTATTGCGCTGATGCAAAACCCACGAACACTTGAGAAAGGTATTCGCGTGTTGATGGATGCTTATCAGAGTAGATTATATTGGCATATCAGACGTATTATTGTAGATGGAGATCTCGCTCAGGATACTTTGCAGGAGACATTTATAAAAGCTTACCAAAATTTTCATCAGTTCAAAAATGACAGTCAGTTATATACTTGGCTGTATAGAATTGCCACTAATGAAGCATTACAACAGATTAATAAACTGAAAAAAATGCAGAAAACTGATGAAGATCCGGAATATTATATGCAGAATCTGGTTGCCGATAATACACACAGTGATGCTGAAGAAATACAGGTTTTTTTGCAAAGAGCTATACAGAGTCTGCCTGAAAAACAGAAACTGGTATTTATGATGCGGTATTATGATGATTTACCTTACGAAGAAATATCAAAAATAGTTGATATGTCGGTAGGAACTTTAAAAACAAATTATCATTACGCCAAACAGAAAATAGAAGAATATATCAAAGAGAATTACGAGAGATAA
- a CDS encoding KdsC family phosphatase: protein MSYKEKLKDIKAFVFDVDGVFTDGSVYLMPGGSMSRVMNVLDGYAVVKALKNDYLIGVITGGNDEMVRHRINYLGIQDYYAKSHDKMVDYEDFKAKYNLKNEEILTMGDDVPDFHMMQNSAIATCPENAVPEIKGIADYISQVKGGSGAVRDVIEQVMKVQGKWHDDNTQSV from the coding sequence ATGAGTTATAAAGAAAAATTAAAAGATATAAAAGCATTTGTATTTGATGTAGACGGCGTATTCACAGACGGAAGTGTCTATTTAATGCCCGGTGGAAGTATGAGCAGAGTAATGAATGTTTTGGATGGTTATGCTGTTGTAAAAGCTTTAAAAAACGATTATCTGATTGGAGTAATTACCGGAGGAAATGACGAAATGGTAAGACATAGAATCAACTATTTGGGAATACAGGATTACTATGCAAAGTCTCATGATAAAATGGTTGATTATGAAGATTTTAAAGCTAAATATAATCTTAAAAACGAAGAAATTCTGACGATGGGGGATGATGTTCCGGATTTTCATATGATGCAAAATTCAGCAATTGCCACGTGTCCTGAAAATGCCGTTCCCGAAATCAAAGGAATTGCAGACTATATTTCTCAAGTAAAAGGAGGAAGTGGAGCAGTGCGTGATGTGATTGAGCAGGTGATGAAAGTTCAGGGAAAATGGCATGATGATAATACGCAATCTGTATAA
- the lepA gene encoding translation elongation factor 4, with protein sequence MKNIRNFCIIAHIDHGKSTLADRLLEYTNTVTQRELQSQTLDDMDLEKERGITIKSHAIQMDYELNGEKYILNLIDTPGHVDFSYEVSRSIAACEGALLIVDAAQSIQAQTISNLYLALENDLEIIPILNKIDLPSANPEEVTDEIMGLIGCKYEDVLRVSGKTGEGVHDLLEQIVARVPPPVGDPNAPLQALIFDSVYNPFRGIEAYFKIVNGSISKNEKIKFFATGKEYGADEVGTLKLKQVPKKTIECGDVGYLISGIKDAREVKVGDTITSFVNPADGPIDGFEEVKPMVFAGIYPIESEDFEELRFSLEKLRLNDASLVFEPESSAALGFGFRCGFLGMLHMEIVQERLEREFNMNVITTVPNVSYHGYSKKDPETTILINNPSEMIDPNLLDRVEEPYIKASIITKSDFVGPVMTLCIEKRGEIVNQSYLTADRVELTFNMPLAEVVFDFYDRLKSISKGYASFDYSPIGMRASKLVKMDILINGDMVDALSSLIHDSNAYYIGKKMCEKLRELIPRQQFDIAVQAALGAKVIARETIKALRKDVTAKCYGGDISRKRKLLEKQKEGKKKMKQIGRVEVPQSAFMAVLKLND encoded by the coding sequence ATGAAAAACATACGAAATTTTTGCATAATCGCCCATATCGACCATGGTAAATCTACTTTGGCAGACCGTCTTTTGGAGTACACCAATACTGTGACCCAACGAGAATTACAATCTCAGACGCTTGATGATATGGATTTGGAAAAAGAACGTGGGATTACGATTAAATCTCACGCCATCCAGATGGATTATGAGCTTAATGGCGAAAAATATATATTAAACCTTATCGATACTCCGGGACACGTAGATTTTTCTTACGAAGTTTCCCGTTCAATCGCTGCTTGTGAAGGTGCACTTTTAATTGTTGATGCTGCGCAAAGTATTCAGGCACAAACGATTAGTAATTTGTATCTTGCTTTAGAAAATGATTTGGAAATTATTCCAATCCTTAATAAAATAGATCTTCCATCTGCAAACCCTGAAGAAGTTACCGACGAAATTATGGGACTTATCGGATGTAAATACGAAGATGTTCTTCGTGTTTCCGGAAAAACTGGGGAAGGAGTTCACGATTTGCTTGAGCAAATTGTTGCAAGAGTTCCGCCGCCAGTTGGAGATCCAAACGCACCGCTACAAGCATTAATTTTTGATTCTGTTTACAATCCTTTCAGAGGAATTGAAGCGTATTTCAAAATCGTAAACGGAAGTATTTCTAAAAACGAAAAAATTAAATTTTTCGCTACAGGAAAAGAATATGGTGCTGATGAAGTAGGAACTTTAAAGCTAAAACAAGTTCCAAAGAAAACGATAGAATGTGGTGACGTAGGTTACCTTATTTCAGGAATTAAAGATGCCCGTGAAGTAAAAGTAGGAGATACAATTACCTCTTTTGTAAACCCTGCAGATGGACCAATTGATGGTTTTGAAGAAGTAAAACCAATGGTTTTCGCCGGTATTTATCCTATTGAATCTGAAGATTTTGAAGAATTGAGATTCTCATTAGAAAAATTAAGACTAAATGATGCCTCTTTGGTTTTCGAACCGGAGAGTTCTGCAGCATTAGGTTTTGGTTTCCGTTGCGGATTCTTAGGAATGCTTCACATGGAAATCGTTCAGGAACGTTTGGAGAGAGAATTCAATATGAACGTTATTACGACGGTACCCAACGTTTCTTACCATGGATATTCTAAAAAAGATCCTGAAACGACCATCTTAATCAATAACCCATCTGAAATGATTGATCCCAATCTTTTGGATAGAGTAGAGGAGCCCTATATTAAAGCTTCTATCATTACAAAGTCTGATTTTGTAGGACCTGTAATGACGCTTTGTATCGAAAAAAGAGGTGAAATTGTTAACCAAAGTTATCTGACTGCAGATAGAGTAGAACTGACATTCAATATGCCATTGGCAGAAGTTGTTTTCGATTTTTATGACCGTTTGAAATCTATTTCCAAAGGATATGCTTCATTCGATTATTCACCAATCGGAATGCGTGCTTCTAAATTGGTAAAAATGGATATCCTGATTAATGGAGATATGGTAGACGCTTTGTCTTCATTGATTCACGATTCTAATGCTTATTACATCGGTAAAAAGATGTGTGAAAAACTTCGTGAGCTAATTCCTAGACAACAGTTTGATATTGCTGTTCAGGCTGCTTTGGGAGCGAAAGTTATTGCAAGAGAAACCATTAAAGCTTTAAGAAAAGACGTTACCGCAAAATGTTACGGTGGAGATATTTCGAGAAAGAGAAAACTTCTTGAAAAGCAGAAAGAAGGTAAGAAAAAGATGAAGCAGATTGGTAGAGTAGAAGTACCACAATCCGCATTTATGGCTGTTTTGAAACTGAATGATTAA
- the dcd gene encoding dCTP deaminase: protein MSLIVKEELKKLLENRELIITPILEEKQFGEISFDFRIGTDFLTQHQGRNAFIDTTKNNNITRSIKSSYTETRRKLGEEFLIHPSQPTLFSTLEYVKLPKNIYAVLNLRSSYSRLGLSISTIVQPGYCGCLSVEIVNSGNTSLNILTGTRFLQARFFKISENTEYFSSERKYACQVRPVSSKANEDEDLEKLIGMNI from the coding sequence ATGAGTCTTATTGTTAAAGAAGAATTGAAAAAGCTTTTAGAAAATAGAGAATTAATTATTACTCCAATTTTAGAGGAAAAGCAATTTGGAGAAATTAGTTTTGATTTTAGAATTGGAACTGATTTTTTAACACAACATCAAGGAAGAAATGCTTTTATTGATACAACAAAAAATAATAATATAACTAGATCAATTAAAAGTAGTTACACTGAAACTAGAAGAAAATTAGGAGAAGAATTTTTGATTCACCCATCACAGCCAACATTGTTTTCAACTCTTGAATATGTTAAACTACCCAAAAATATTTATGCTGTCCTAAACCTAAGAAGTTCTTATAGTAGATTAGGACTATCAATATCTACGATAGTTCAGCCAGGATATTGTGGATGTTTATCAGTTGAAATTGTTAATTCTGGTAATACAAGTCTCAATATTTTAACAGGAACTAGGTTTTTACAAGCAAGATTTTTTAAAATCTCTGAGAATACAGAATACTTCAGCTCTGAACGAAAATATGCATGTCAAGTTAGACCAGTTTCTTCCAAAGCTAATGAAGATGAGGATTTGGAAAAATTAATAGGGATGAATATTTAA
- a CDS encoding Rossmann-like and DUF2520 domain-containing protein, with product MQTVIIGSGNVAYHLAKAFIKNGISIAQIFGRNEQELNKISEELKIQHSTKDIVDADLYILCVSDGSIETVSKLITKKDCLVAHTSGSLPKEILVGEYRKSSFYPLQTFSKTKNLDYKKIPFFIETENEEDQKILTELASKISDNVMESTHEKRKYIHLTAVFACNFVNHLFARAKEISDAQEIPFEYFFPLINETVQKIDEIDPKSAQTGPAVRNDKRVLELHEQLLKDESLEIYKTMNHSIKKMYQLP from the coding sequence ATGCAAACAGTTATTATCGGTTCCGGGAATGTGGCCTATCATTTGGCAAAAGCTTTCATTAAAAATGGTATTTCTATAGCCCAAATTTTTGGAAGAAATGAGCAAGAATTGAATAAAATATCGGAAGAATTAAAGATTCAACACTCAACTAAAGATATAGTTGATGCTGATTTATACATACTTTGTGTAAGTGACGGCTCCATAGAAACCGTTTCTAAATTAATTACTAAAAAAGATTGTCTTGTTGCCCATACTTCCGGGTCACTTCCTAAAGAAATTTTGGTAGGGGAGTACAGAAAATCGAGCTTTTATCCTTTACAGACTTTCTCTAAAACTAAAAATTTAGATTATAAAAAAATTCCTTTTTTTATTGAGACTGAAAACGAAGAAGACCAAAAAATCTTAACTGAATTAGCTTCTAAAATTTCAGATAATGTAATGGAAAGTACTCATGAAAAGAGAAAATACATTCACCTAACCGCCGTTTTTGCCTGCAATTTTGTGAATCATCTTTTTGCAAGAGCCAAAGAAATTTCGGATGCGCAGGAAATTCCTTTTGAATATTTTTTCCCTTTGATTAATGAAACTGTTCAGAAAATTGATGAAATAGATCCAAAATCAGCACAAACAGGACCCGCTGTAAGAAATGACAAAAGAGTTTTAGAATTGCATGAGCAGTTATTAAAAGATGAAAGTCTTGAAATTTATAAAACGATGAATCATTCTATTAAAAAAATGTATCAATTGCCATAA